A window of Lusitaniella coriacea LEGE 07157 genomic DNA:
CAGTACTTGCTTCTGGATTGGGAATGACAACACTCCTACTCGTCACCCATGCCAACCGTTCCCTGGGAATTGACGACCATTGGTTCAGCTTGGGGGACAGCCTCATTCTCACGGTGATGGGACAAATTGCCTTTATGCCCGTCCTCGTTCTTTCTGCACGTCTTTGTCCGGCTGGGGTTGAAGCAACCTTTTTTGCCCTATTGATGTCTATTTGGAACCTGTCAGGATTGGTATCTCACGAATTAGGCGCATTACTGACGCAAGTCTTGGGGGTGACAGAAACCCAATTTGATAATCTCTGGTTGTTGGTGACTATAACCAACCTTTCAACCCTCTTACCCTTACCCTTTCTCCATTGGTTGCCCGAAAAGGATGTTGATTTCGAGCAAGAATCAGGGAAGATCGCTCAAACTTGCGAGTCGAAAGACTCCCCCGAAACCCCAACCCCAGTCCCATTACCAGAAGACGCTCTCGCATATTCTCAAAACCTTTCAGCTTCGGGAGATGTAGAAACGACGGAGGACATTTTGCTAACAAAGTTTTAATTTTCGGTGTAATTTAGATAGGAGAGGACACAGATTTCATCTCAATGGGCTAGAACAGTTCGTTTGGGTTAGTGAAGATCCATATCAAATGATTCAGCAATCAGGCGTGAGAGCCTTGTATCTTGCTGGGTATAAGGCGGGCGTTCCCTTTAGTCTTGCACTCTGTCTTTATAAATCTTCTGGGAAGCAGCTCAAATGAGGGGTTTTGTTCCTGAATTGAGTAGAGGATTTGAGCAAACCAATAGAAGTTTTGTCACAATTTCATATCGGTGTTTGATACCCAAACAGTATTGTTACAAGTGTTCGAGCTTAACATTTTACAAAGTCTCAGGGGTGCAACAAGTTAATTCCAAGGGGAACAAGAGAAGGAAGTCTGTATGAAATTCAGTATTATCATCACAACACATAACCGCTTGCCCTTATTGCAACGTTCTATTCGCACTGCTCTCGAACAGACAGTACCTAGCGAAGTCATTGTCGTTGATGACTGCTCCTCTGATGGAACGCAAGACTACGTTTGTTCTTTGTGCGCGCAACTTCAAGAAAAAGGGGACAACCGCTTAATTTATCATCGCAATCTTGAAAATCAAGGTCATTCAAAAAGCGTCAATATTGGAGTCGATCGCGCGACGGGAGATTGGGTCAAACTTGTTGATGATGATGACTATATTGCAGCCAATTGTATCGGAGAAATGACTCACGCGATCGCGCTGCGTCCCCAAGCGGCGATCTGTTCCTGTCAAGCTGTTAAAGTAGACGAGCATGAGAAGGAATTAGGTAGAACCAAAAAAGTTGGCCCCGGTAAAGCCTTTTATATTCCCCAAGAAGACATTCATCACGGAATGCTGCTCGAACAAGTTCCTTTTGGGACTCCGGTTCAAGTTGCTTTCCGCCGCGATGCCTTTCTCAAATCCGGCGGTTGGGATTCCAGCCTCGACACAAATTTTGATGATATAGACTCTTGGATTCGGATTGCTCAGTTTGGGGATGCAATTTTCATTAATCAGTGTTTGGCATATCGTACCTTCTGGACGGGGGCGCTCAATCAAAGGTTTTCTCTAGAAGAACGCCTCAATACCCACATCGAAATGAAGCAAAAAATTTATCAGTATGTCAACGAGAAATATAAAGCAGAAATTCCTCATGTTGATACGATTGAAAATTATCTAAAACTTCATTGGGCTTTAATTGCGCTGAAAGATGTGAAACTATACAGTGCAATGAAGATTGCCTATCCAGCGATTTGCGCGCCAAAAGCTTGGCATTTACTCTTGAAAAGATTTATTCAAATTTCTCAAGAACAAGAACAAAAAAAAGTGAGTTTTGAGCAAGAGATCAATAGCTTCTCTCCTATTCGTAAATTGGTATTAATTGAGTCGTAAACTCCTTGATAAGCACACTCAGCTCTCAGTTATCAGCCAAAATCTTGCCTTATCCAACCATAAACGCATTGTGCTGATTTAAGGCTGGCGAACATTGTCCGCCCTAGGAAATACAAAGCTTTCAGGCATTTTCCAAAACTTATTGCATTACCATTCAACCATAAACAATTGACGATCGCGCGCCTTTCCCAACAGGAAAAACTTCAACTTCTCAATGCCGCAGAACGAGTTTCAACCAAAGCCTATGCGCCTTTTTCTCACTTTCAAGTGGGTGCGGCATTACTCACTGAAAAGGGCAATCTTTATGCAGGCTGCAATGTGGAGAATTCTTCCTACGGCTTAACCATCTGTGCCGAAAGATCGGCAATTGTGGCGGCGGTGGCGGGGGAAGGGGGAGATAAACTAAAAATTCGCGCGATCGCGGTCATAAACGCCAGAAAACAGCATTGCGTTCCCTGTGGTGCTTGTAGGCAATTTATCTATGAATTTAGCCCAGATGCTCTCGTGCTGTTCTACAGTAGGGACGGACTGCAAGAGAAAACGATCGCGGAACTCCTACCGTATGGCTTTGGCTTCTTGTGAGTTAAACTAAACGGATATTCACCCTTTTTTTTCTTCCCACTGCAACGCACAATCTCGCATGGATAAAGTTACCACCGCCGAAATCGAACAGTTTCGCGATCGACTAGCCGCTTATCCCCCTGCTCTCAAAGCACTCGACACAATTGAAGATTGTGAAGGGGA
This region includes:
- a CDS encoding glycosyltransferase family 2 protein; the protein is MKFSIIITTHNRLPLLQRSIRTALEQTVPSEVIVVDDCSSDGTQDYVCSLCAQLQEKGDNRLIYHRNLENQGHSKSVNIGVDRATGDWVKLVDDDDYIAANCIGEMTHAIALRPQAAICSCQAVKVDEHEKELGRTKKVGPGKAFYIPQEDIHHGMLLEQVPFGTPVQVAFRRDAFLKSGGWDSSLDTNFDDIDSWIRIAQFGDAIFINQCLAYRTFWTGALNQRFSLEERLNTHIEMKQKIYQYVNEKYKAEIPHVDTIENYLKLHWALIALKDVKLYSAMKIAYPAICAPKAWHLLLKRFIQISQEQEQKKVSFEQEINSFSPIRKLVLIES
- a CDS encoding cytidine deaminase, coding for MTIARLSQQEKLQLLNAAERVSTKAYAPFSHFQVGAALLTEKGNLYAGCNVENSSYGLTICAERSAIVAAVAGEGGDKLKIRAIAVINARKQHCVPCGACRQFIYEFSPDALVLFYSRDGLQEKTIAELLPYGFGFL